In Mercurialis annua linkage group LG5, ddMerAnnu1.2, whole genome shotgun sequence, a single genomic region encodes these proteins:
- the LOC126682599 gene encoding uncharacterized protein LOC126682599 isoform X2, translating into MLNYRTQNDNINRANNKGDWVVPFTSSYYSFAFAYVRTQAMYQLLDPGFIGLIFSCFSEDVNKVGRIQIIAFQSSDGKQKNIIRPISVSPASRSFIDVESSLSSSENTSVKSGSRRVDSSEQDTGDSRTASGSSKHGARSLDLGDFFANADSNYIGGEGIGGNYNTGNSDSTMVDVDPMDMSESMQEAMHRSTLEMSGAEYIRKEIPLHVLPTWDLLKLDSPLTSFTDLQRVLYEEERGAYNQAVLQNIRDGKVHPLTFIHHMSTYQASMCKLIEYCLSPAINALQDRLRENEIRLSMLTDEAKLLESETFRGNESASRSPRNVPSLSVRNTASFGSRTRTGS; encoded by the exons ATGCTTAATTATAGAACACAGAATGACAATATCAACAGGGCGAACAACAAGGGTGATTGGGTGGTACCATTCACATCCTCATATTACAGTTTTGCCTTCGCAT ATGTGCGGACTCAGGCAATGTATCAACTTCTAGATCCTGGATTTATTGGGCTAATTTTTTCCTGTTTTAGTGAAGATGTAAACAAG GTTGGACGAATCCAAATCATTGCTTTCCAGTCCTCAGATGGGAAGCAGAAAAACATAATAAGACCCATTTCTGTGTCGCCTGCAAGTAGAAGTTTCATAGATGTTGAATCATCTTTAAGTTCCTCAGAAAATACATCAGTGAAATCTGGATCTAGAAGGGTTGACAGCTCTGAACAAGACACTGGTGATTCAAGAACTGCTTCAGGATCAAGCAAG CATGGGGCAAGATCTTTGGATTTGGGAGATTTCTTTGCAAATGCTGATTCCAACTATATAGGGGGAGAGGGAATTGGAGGAAATTACAATACTGGCAATTCAGACAGCACAATGGTTGATGTGGACCCCATGGATATGTCAGAAAGTATGCAAGAAGCTATGCACCGCTCAACTTTGGAAATGAG TGGTGCAGAGTACATCCGAAAAGAAATCCCTCTTCATGTTTTACCAACCTGGGATCTGCTTAAGCTTGATTCACCTTTAACATCGTTTACGGATTTGCAACGTGTACTATATGAAGAGGAGCGGGGAGCATATAACCAAGCTGTCTTGCAAAATATAAG AGATGGAAAAGTACATCCGCTTACCTTCATACATCACATGTCTACATATCAAGCTTCCATGTGCAAATTGATTGAGTATTG TTTAAGTCCCGCCATAAACGCACTCCAAGACCGCTTACGAGAGAATGAGATACGG TTGTCAATGTTGACCGATGAAGCCAAGTTGTTGGAAAGTGAAACATTCAGAGGGAATGAGTCAGCTTCTAGATCGCCCCGTAATGTTCCATCTCTTAGTGTGAGGAATACAGCTAGTTTCGGCAGCCGAACCAGAACAGGATCTTGA
- the LOC126680381 gene encoding uncharacterized protein LOC126680381 isoform X1, whose product MASRGQNFSSEGQQQLRKEEHATIQPSNPSLQSHDHDHHHDHDQSSYTTQATQFLQQTGEQVKNMAQGAAVAVKNTLGMNDNTSDPSNTSGGNNPINLSHSAGHQSTTHTGIHQSTTNTGSHQPTTTNTGSHQHRI is encoded by the exons ATGGCAAGCAGAGGTCAGAACTTCAGCTCCGAAGGTCAACAACAG TTGAGAAAGGAGGAGCATGCAACTATTCAGCCATCTAATCCATCACTGCAATCTCATGACCATGACCATCACCATGACCATGACCAATCATCTTACACTACTCAGGCCACTCAGTTTCTTCAACAG ACTGGAGAGCAAGTGAAGAACATGGCTCAAGGAGCTGCTGTGGCTGTGAAGAACACTTTGGGAATGAATGATAACACCTCCGACCCAAGCAACACTAGCGGAGGAAACAACCCAATCAACCTTAGCCATTCCGCCGGCCACCAGTCAACCACCCACACAGGCATCCACCAGTCAACCACCAACACTGGCAGCCACCAGCCAACCACCACCAACACTGGCAGCCACCAGCACAGGATTTGA
- the LOC126680381 gene encoding late embryogenesis abundant protein 7 isoform X2 produces MASRGQNFSSEGQQQLRKEEHATIQPSNPSLQSHDHDHHHDHDQSSYTTQATQFLQQTGEQVKNMAQGAAVAVKNTLGMNDNTSDPSNTSGGNNPINLSHSAGHQSTTTNTGSHQHRI; encoded by the exons ATGGCAAGCAGAGGTCAGAACTTCAGCTCCGAAGGTCAACAACAG TTGAGAAAGGAGGAGCATGCAACTATTCAGCCATCTAATCCATCACTGCAATCTCATGACCATGACCATCACCATGACCATGACCAATCATCTTACACTACTCAGGCCACTCAGTTTCTTCAACAG ACTGGAGAGCAAGTGAAGAACATGGCTCAAGGAGCTGCTGTGGCTGTGAAGAACACTTTGGGAATGAATGATAACACCTCCGACCCAAGCAACACTAGCGGAGGAAACAACCCAATCAACCTTAGCCATTCCGCCGGCCACCAGTCAACCACC ACCAACACTGGCAGCCACCAGCACAGGATTTGA
- the LOC126682599 gene encoding uncharacterized protein LOC126682599 isoform X1 → MHTKFYLIGVKMSEDVWLTCLTHALSTETEEIMGLLLGDIQHSKNGSVTALIWGASPQSRSDRRKDRVETNPEQLAAASAQAERMTISTGRTTRVIGWYHSHPHITVLPSHVDVRTQAMYQLLDPGFIGLIFSCFSEDVNKVGRIQIIAFQSSDGKQKNIIRPISVSPASRSFIDVESSLSSSENTSVKSGSRRVDSSEQDTGDSRTASGSSKHGARSLDLGDFFANADSNYIGGEGIGGNYNTGNSDSTMVDVDPMDMSESMQEAMHRSTLEMSGAEYIRKEIPLHVLPTWDLLKLDSPLTSFTDLQRVLYEEERGAYNQAVLQNIRDGKVHPLTFIHHMSTYQASMCKLIEYCLSPAINALQDRLRENEIRLSMLTDEAKLLESETFRGNESASRSPRNVPSLSVRNTASFGSRTRTGS, encoded by the exons ATGCATACAAAATTTTATCTGATAG GTGTAAAAATGTCCGAAGATGTGTGGCTAACATGTCTTACCCATGCATTGTCTACTGAAACTGAAGAGATCATGGGCCTTCTTCTTGGTGATATTCAG CACTCAAAAAATGGAAGTGTTACTGCATTAATATGGGGAGCGTCGCCTCAGTCAAGATCTGATAGGCGAAAGGACCGTGTAGAGACAAATCCAGAACAGCTGGCTGCTGCATCTGCCCAGGCCGAGA GAATGACAATATCAACAGGGCGAACAACAAGGGTGATTGGGTGGTACCATTCACATCCTCATATTACAGTTTTGCCTTCGCATGTTG ATGTGCGGACTCAGGCAATGTATCAACTTCTAGATCCTGGATTTATTGGGCTAATTTTTTCCTGTTTTAGTGAAGATGTAAACAAG GTTGGACGAATCCAAATCATTGCTTTCCAGTCCTCAGATGGGAAGCAGAAAAACATAATAAGACCCATTTCTGTGTCGCCTGCAAGTAGAAGTTTCATAGATGTTGAATCATCTTTAAGTTCCTCAGAAAATACATCAGTGAAATCTGGATCTAGAAGGGTTGACAGCTCTGAACAAGACACTGGTGATTCAAGAACTGCTTCAGGATCAAGCAAG CATGGGGCAAGATCTTTGGATTTGGGAGATTTCTTTGCAAATGCTGATTCCAACTATATAGGGGGAGAGGGAATTGGAGGAAATTACAATACTGGCAATTCAGACAGCACAATGGTTGATGTGGACCCCATGGATATGTCAGAAAGTATGCAAGAAGCTATGCACCGCTCAACTTTGGAAATGAG TGGTGCAGAGTACATCCGAAAAGAAATCCCTCTTCATGTTTTACCAACCTGGGATCTGCTTAAGCTTGATTCACCTTTAACATCGTTTACGGATTTGCAACGTGTACTATATGAAGAGGAGCGGGGAGCATATAACCAAGCTGTCTTGCAAAATATAAG AGATGGAAAAGTACATCCGCTTACCTTCATACATCACATGTCTACATATCAAGCTTCCATGTGCAAATTGATTGAGTATTG TTTAAGTCCCGCCATAAACGCACTCCAAGACCGCTTACGAGAGAATGAGATACGG TTGTCAATGTTGACCGATGAAGCCAAGTTGTTGGAAAGTGAAACATTCAGAGGGAATGAGTCAGCTTCTAGATCGCCCCGTAATGTTCCATCTCTTAGTGTGAGGAATACAGCTAGTTTCGGCAGCCGAACCAGAACAGGATCTTGA